A single Tenacibaculum sp. 190524A02b DNA region contains:
- a CDS encoding response regulator transcription factor: protein MKKKENINSFFSISNTVEKISKDELSQTNNYLASIKAFVRTTYKSIYIIDYQKKGFEYVSDNPLFLCGHTPKDVEEMGYAFYFKYVPAKDLDLLLKINTVGFDFYDTLPLEERLSYTISYDFHLKTSEGKLILVNQKLTPLFLTKNGKIWKAICTISLSNENKSGNIRIYKQGDNKMFTYNLDGNFWKKEDKITLTSREKEILQYSARGFKINEIAETIFVSPDTVKFHRKKLFDKLEVANVTEAVSFATNNKLI from the coding sequence ATGAAAAAAAAAGAAAATATAAATAGTTTTTTTTCTATTAGTAATACTGTAGAAAAGATATCAAAAGACGAATTAAGCCAAACTAACAACTACTTAGCTTCTATAAAAGCTTTTGTAAGAACAACATACAAAAGCATATATATTATTGATTATCAAAAAAAAGGCTTTGAATATGTTTCAGACAATCCTCTTTTTTTGTGTGGACATACTCCTAAAGATGTTGAAGAAATGGGCTATGCTTTTTACTTTAAATATGTCCCTGCAAAAGATTTAGATTTACTTTTAAAAATAAATACCGTAGGTTTTGATTTTTACGATACACTTCCTCTTGAAGAAAGGTTATCCTATACCATATCTTATGACTTTCATTTAAAGACTTCAGAAGGAAAACTAATACTTGTAAACCAAAAACTAACTCCTTTATTTTTAACTAAAAATGGTAAAATTTGGAAAGCTATTTGCACAATATCTCTTTCAAATGAAAATAAATCTGGAAATATTAGAATATACAAACAAGGAGACAACAAAATGTTTACTTATAATTTAGATGGTAATTTTTGGAAAAAAGAAGATAAGATTACTTTAACTAGTAGAGAAAAAGAAATACTACAATACTCTGCAAGGGGCTTTAAAATAAATGAGATTGCAGAAACTATTTTTGTTTCTCCTGATACAGTTAAATTTCATAGAAAAAAACTTTTTGATAAATTGGAAGTAGCTAACGTTACCGAAGCAGTATCTTTTGCTACCAATAATAAACTTATTTAA
- a CDS encoding ThiF family adenylyltransferase: protein MELQYSRNRIYVKEEEQRLIKKTSILLAGSGLGSVIAECALRLGFENITIVDGDEVEKSNLNRQNYEANDIGEEKVNAIKRRLLSINPKANITVHNCFIDEENVKGFIDGQDIAINALDFTTDIPLKFDKLCQEKGIPVLHPYNLGWGALVAVITPDSLDLSFLNKKSDETFNELKMVDYMVGYMKFWGKPQDWIEKVVNEYKKETEVLSPPQLSVGSWLSASMCTQILFNITTKKEVKKFPDLYFLSINDN, encoded by the coding sequence ATGGAGTTACAATATAGTAGAAACAGAATATATGTTAAGGAAGAAGAGCAGAGGTTAATAAAAAAAACTTCAATATTGTTAGCGGGCAGTGGGTTAGGTAGTGTTATTGCAGAATGTGCATTACGATTAGGGTTTGAAAATATTACAATAGTTGATGGAGATGAGGTAGAAAAATCTAATCTTAATAGACAGAATTACGAAGCTAATGATATTGGAGAAGAAAAAGTAAATGCTATTAAGCGCAGGTTGTTGTCTATTAACCCTAAAGCTAATATTACTGTTCATAATTGCTTTATTGATGAAGAAAATGTAAAAGGTTTTATTGATGGACAAGATATAGCGATAAATGCTTTAGATTTTACGACCGATATTCCGTTAAAGTTTGATAAGTTATGTCAAGAAAAAGGAATTCCAGTGTTACATCCGTATAATTTAGGATGGGGAGCATTGGTTGCTGTTATTACTCCCGATAGCCTAGATTTAAGTTTTTTAAATAAAAAAAGTGATGAAACATTTAATGAACTTAAAATGGTAGATTATATGGTTGGGTATATGAAATTTTGGGGAAAACCTCAAGATTGGATAGAAAAAGTAGTAAATGAATACAAAAAAGAAACAGAAGTATTATCTCCTCCACAGTTATCTGTAGGATCTTGGTTATCTGCTTCCATGTGCACTCAAATACTTTTTAATATTACTACAAAAAAAGAAGTGAAAAAATTTCCAGATTTATACTTTTTAAGTATTAATGATAATTAA
- a CDS encoding tetratricopeptide repeat protein, whose translation MIKYIIVVIVNLLTFQKQDLSSLTNTTLNQKNNFKSTLHYYNLGNSYAKNYFHAKAIESYNKALLTSQEDTLTIKTKNAIGILYLSLKNFPLAKKYATEALNTSSQISYTKGKAKAYSLLGNIKEKKGEYLEAIKFQKLSLNKFTQLKNKLGIAQTNINIGSIYEDLTQYNKAYQYFLGAYHLFKNTNTFEESDVLNNIGDVYRKKGNVKESISFTQKSLIIAEKLKNTNLLESAYKDLSKAYFILGQYKKAYEYRVKSENYKEITLKNQNTKQLNFLEANYSSEKKEAEIQLLKEKNKTNLSNQKLLIVALIGIISYISIAGYFFSKKRKEKQKLQIYKERTLQAELEKKLAQESVMKKDIETKTATLSKYSLHLSQKNKILYHISKNLKNLSEREPSNYQKKIKEIAKEIDFTIKQDNEWEGFDNLFQDIHPDFNKKLLEISTEKLSPTELKLSMLLRLNLSSKEIASILRVTPDSVRVARYRLRKKLPIEPKQELVNFMLTI comes from the coding sequence ATGATAAAGTATATTATAGTAGTTATAGTTAATCTTTTAACATTTCAAAAACAAGACCTCTCATCTTTAACCAATACTACTCTAAATCAAAAAAATAACTTCAAAAGCACTTTACATTATTATAACTTAGGAAACTCATATGCTAAGAACTATTTTCATGCAAAAGCTATTGAAAGTTACAACAAAGCACTTTTAACCTCACAAGAAGACACTTTAACTATTAAAACTAAAAATGCCATCGGTATACTATACCTATCTTTAAAAAACTTTCCTTTGGCAAAAAAATATGCCACAGAAGCTTTAAACACTTCTAGTCAAATAAGCTATACTAAAGGAAAAGCCAAAGCCTATTCTTTATTAGGAAATATTAAAGAAAAAAAAGGAGAATACTTAGAGGCTATTAAATTTCAAAAACTCAGTTTAAACAAATTCACTCAGTTAAAAAATAAATTAGGAATTGCTCAAACTAATATTAACATTGGAAGTATATATGAAGATTTAACACAGTATAATAAAGCTTATCAGTATTTCTTAGGAGCATATCATTTATTTAAAAACACGAATACTTTTGAAGAAAGCGATGTGTTAAATAATATTGGTGATGTTTACAGAAAAAAAGGTAATGTAAAAGAATCCATTTCATTTACTCAAAAATCATTGATTATAGCTGAAAAACTAAAAAACACCAATCTTTTAGAAAGTGCCTATAAAGACTTATCCAAAGCTTATTTTATATTAGGACAATACAAAAAAGCTTATGAATACAGAGTAAAATCTGAAAACTATAAAGAAATCACTCTTAAAAACCAAAACACTAAACAATTAAACTTTTTAGAAGCCAATTACAGTTCTGAAAAAAAAGAAGCCGAAATCCAATTATTAAAAGAAAAAAATAAAACGAATCTATCCAATCAAAAACTATTGATTGTTGCATTAATAGGTATTATATCCTATATAAGTATTGCCGGCTACTTTTTCAGTAAAAAAAGAAAAGAAAAACAAAAATTACAAATATATAAAGAGCGTACATTACAAGCTGAATTAGAAAAAAAATTAGCACAAGAATCTGTTATGAAAAAAGATATAGAAACAAAAACAGCAACACTTTCTAAATACAGTTTACATTTATCACAAAAAAACAAAATACTCTATCATATTTCCAAAAATCTTAAAAATCTTTCAGAAAGAGAACCTTCAAATTATCAAAAGAAAATTAAAGAAATTGCTAAAGAAATTGATTTCACTATAAAACAAGATAATGAATGGGAAGGTTTTGATAATTTATTTCAAGACATACACCCTGATTTCAATAAAAAATTACTAGAAATATCTACTGAAAAACTATCTCCAACAGAGTTAAAACTAAGTATGCTTTTACGTTTAAACCTATCTTCAAAAGAAATAGCTTCTATTTTAAGAGTAACTCCTGATAGTGTTCGAGTAGCTAGATATAGATTACGTAAAAAACTCCCCATAGAGCCCAAACAAGAATTGGTTAATTTCATGCTAACCATCTAA
- a CDS encoding TonB-dependent receptor produces MTHLKFLKLLVVTVFSLLFYSKSLAQSGGVRGIITDESGLYLPGANISIESEKKGAVSDFDGQFTIVNIPTGEHKIKITFIGYQTTTNTITINEGQTSFLKVVMQPNVNLLDEVTIATSIGGETKALNKQKSNTNITNVISTDQIGKFPDANIGDAIKRVPGITMQVDQGEARNVIVRGLSPQLNSVTLNGSRIPSAEGDNRNIQMDLIPSDMIQTIEVNKAVTPDMDGDALGGSVNLVTRTAPQNFRISATAGSGINFITNKRIINGSLLIGDRSKNEKFGWMVAGSINDTDFGSHNIEAEWDNEFEFNNGTDTEKIDVNPYAKEFQQRDYLVQRIRRSFSANFDYKLDNNNTFFFKSMYNWRDDRENRFRSKYEVLDGDDINTSDFTITNNTPTRFPVEVKRETKGGINNGRNKNRRLEDQRMQNYTLGGDHLFGTIKADWMASFAKASEERLNERYAVFEYDADDLFSINYNNNAEFPLFTPINTSLNNLGNFKLDEVTEEKKFTDEVDYNLFTNFQLPAKLFNSEDGFIKFGFRSRFKEKRRKNNFYKFDLEDTYGSLAYVTTRDLTNNIFLAGNQYKAGVFASEEWLGNLTLNKVNGEPVPDEYLGEFFNVKEDVYAGYLMTEQQFTEKLTVLAGVRIENTQTTGIGNVVNYDEDGDYDSFSTITNSNNYTNILPGLHIKYNFTPKTLIRFAYTNTIARPNYVDLVPYKNILREDEEIETGNPDLNPAKSMNFDIIGEHYFSNIGIISAGAFYKNIKDFTYTYISETTDNSLGANTKGFEVKRPENGEDAYVLGAEFSFQRKLNFLPGFAKNFNIYLNYTYLTSEAKGINNEDGDERVNMSLPNTAPNMFNSSLGYDDGRFSARISANFSDAYIDEIGKNEFNDRYYDQQFFLDFNAGYAITKNLRVYLDFTNLTNQALRYYQGEQNRTMQAEYYGRRLSLGLKYDLFKK; encoded by the coding sequence ATGACACATTTAAAATTTTTAAAACTTCTTGTTGTAACGGTTTTTTCACTACTGTTTTACAGCAAATCTTTAGCTCAATCAGGGGGAGTTAGAGGAATTATTACTGATGAAAGTGGCTTGTATCTTCCAGGAGCAAACATTAGTATTGAATCAGAAAAAAAAGGAGCTGTTTCTGATTTTGACGGGCAGTTTACTATTGTTAATATTCCTACTGGAGAACACAAAATAAAAATTACTTTTATAGGATATCAAACAACTACTAATACTATAACTATTAACGAAGGACAAACCTCTTTTTTAAAAGTAGTAATGCAACCAAATGTAAATCTTTTAGATGAAGTTACCATTGCTACTTCAATAGGGGGTGAAACCAAAGCCTTAAACAAACAAAAATCTAACACCAATATTACCAACGTAATTTCTACAGATCAAATTGGCAAATTTCCTGATGCTAATATTGGAGATGCTATTAAACGGGTTCCTGGTATTACCATGCAGGTAGACCAAGGAGAAGCTAGAAATGTTATTGTTAGGGGCTTATCTCCTCAGTTAAATTCTGTTACTTTAAACGGTAGTAGAATTCCATCAGCTGAAGGTGACAACAGAAACATTCAAATGGATTTAATTCCTTCTGATATGATCCAAACTATTGAGGTTAACAAAGCTGTTACTCCAGATATGGATGGAGATGCTTTAGGCGGATCTGTAAACCTAGTTACACGTACTGCGCCACAGAACTTTAGAATTTCTGCTACAGCTGGATCTGGTATTAACTTTATCACTAACAAAAGAATCATTAATGGTTCCTTATTAATTGGTGATAGAAGCAAAAATGAAAAATTTGGCTGGATGGTAGCTGGTTCTATTAACGATACTGATTTTGGTTCTCACAACATAGAAGCTGAATGGGATAATGAGTTCGAATTTAATAACGGAACTGATACTGAGAAAATAGATGTAAATCCTTACGCTAAAGAGTTTCAACAACGCGACTACCTTGTGCAACGTATTAGAAGAAGCTTCTCAGCAAATTTTGACTATAAACTAGACAACAACAACACTTTTTTCTTCAAATCTATGTACAACTGGAGAGATGATAGAGAAAATCGTTTTAGATCAAAATATGAAGTATTAGACGGAGATGATATTAACACTTCTGATTTTACAATTACCAACAATACGCCTACCCGTTTTCCTGTAGAAGTTAAAAGAGAAACTAAAGGAGGAATTAATAACGGTAGAAATAAAAATCGTCGTTTAGAAGACCAACGAATGCAAAACTACACTTTAGGTGGTGACCATTTATTTGGTACTATAAAAGCAGACTGGATGGCTTCTTTTGCAAAAGCATCTGAAGAACGTTTAAATGAAAGATATGCTGTTTTTGAATACGATGCTGATGATTTATTTAGTATTAACTACAATAATAATGCTGAGTTCCCTTTATTCACACCAATAAATACTTCTTTAAATAACTTAGGTAACTTTAAGCTAGACGAAGTTACTGAAGAGAAAAAGTTTACAGATGAAGTAGATTACAATCTTTTCACAAACTTTCAACTTCCTGCTAAGTTATTTAATAGTGAAGATGGATTTATAAAATTTGGATTCAGATCTCGTTTTAAAGAAAAAAGAAGAAAAAATAACTTTTATAAATTTGATTTAGAAGACACCTACGGTTCACTTGCTTATGTTACTACTAGAGATTTAACAAACAATATTTTTTTAGCTGGAAATCAATACAAGGCTGGAGTTTTTGCCTCTGAAGAATGGTTGGGTAATTTAACTTTAAACAAAGTAAATGGTGAACCAGTTCCTGATGAATATTTAGGAGAATTTTTTAATGTAAAAGAAGATGTATATGCTGGATACTTGATGACAGAGCAGCAGTTTACTGAGAAACTTACTGTGTTAGCTGGAGTTAGAATTGAAAACACACAAACCACTGGTATAGGAAATGTTGTAAACTACGATGAGGATGGTGACTATGATAGTTTTTCTACCATTACTAATAGTAATAACTACACTAACATTTTACCTGGCCTACATATAAAGTATAATTTTACTCCAAAAACACTAATTCGTTTTGCTTACACCAATACTATTGCTCGTCCTAATTATGTTGACTTAGTTCCTTACAAAAATATTTTAAGGGAAGATGAAGAAATAGAAACAGGAAACCCAGACCTGAATCCTGCTAAATCTATGAACTTTGACATTATTGGTGAGCATTATTTTTCTAATATTGGTATTATTTCAGCAGGGGCTTTTTACAAAAACATTAAAGATTTCACCTATACATACATTAGTGAAACTACTGACAATAGTTTAGGAGCAAATACTAAAGGATTTGAAGTAAAACGACCAGAAAATGGTGAAGATGCTTATGTATTAGGTGCCGAGTTTTCTTTCCAACGTAAGCTAAATTTCTTACCAGGTTTTGCTAAAAACTTTAATATTTACCTTAACTACACCTACTTAACTTCAGAAGCTAAAGGCATTAACAATGAAGATGGTGATGAAAGAGTTAATATGAGCTTACCTAATACAGCTCCAAACATGTTCAACAGTTCTTTAGGTTATGATGACGGAAGATTTTCTGCTAGAATATCAGCTAACTTCTCAGACGCTTATATTGATGAAATTGGTAAAAATGAGTTTAATGACAGATACTATGACCAACAGTTTTTCTTAGACTTCAACGCAGGATATGCTATCACTAAAAATTTACGAGTGTATCTTGACTTTACCAATCTTACTAACCAAGCGTTGCGTTACTATCAAGGTGAACAAAACAGGACTATGCAAGCCGAATACTATGGTAGACGCCTAAGCCTTGGGTTAAAGTACGATTTGTTTAAAAAATAA